The following coding sequences lie in one Desulfobacterales bacterium genomic window:
- a CDS encoding aldehyde ferredoxin oxidoreductase family protein: MALNRKIAYIDLTTGDIETKPIPLEVRKKFLGGRGLDAYLLYNHTKKGCNPLGPANTLLISGGILTATCASATARTHVMAKSPLTGLLGSTNMGGFFAPELAWAGFHHLVIKGKAEHPVYISINNGEIEIRDARDIWGKSVTETQWAIREDLGDEEVKSCVIGPAGENLVRFANVMTGIKNSGGRTGMGCVMGSKNLKAVAARGTMDIQIAHPVEALEYNKRFIDQIVSAKVNQTQGVLGTPFIWGATNCWGGVRTRNFQYNQCEYADDIEPEHIDEIAEESMGRHHMTGCFGCQVHCRAQYKIPSGPLAGKYDEGPEYTSLGAFGAETDTPRAETVLTGNYLVNQFGMDNLETGSLISWAMELYELGIITDKETDGLDLTWGNDKAVLEMVERICYRKGWLADALADGGIPASKKIGKKSFDYLVQVKGMSNLHSDERPTPALALNVATASRGSDHLRSRPAIDLYHLPEKVLKKIYGSPVPYDGQLSSEHTEYVGKPWQVFWQENCFMGVDCLGICKYHTTFLGPTLPNFEDWSKVLYYNTGLEMTPEEIWEISHRCNMLERLFNLREGLTRNDLEKGDMLNHRYFDEPCKRGAIDVIGMTIDKKKFVKMVDELYKHQGLDKEGKPKKETLKKLGLENEPSHLL; this comes from the coding sequence ATGGCGTTAAACCGAAAGATCGCATACATTGATCTCACCACCGGTGATATCGAAACCAAGCCGATTCCGCTTGAGGTGCGCAAGAAATTTTTAGGCGGCCGCGGACTCGACGCTTATCTGCTGTATAACCATACCAAAAAAGGGTGCAACCCATTGGGGCCTGCCAATACGCTGTTGATCAGCGGTGGTATATTGACCGCCACCTGCGCATCTGCAACTGCCAGAACGCATGTTATGGCCAAATCACCGTTGACCGGACTTTTGGGTAGCACCAACATGGGTGGGTTTTTCGCACCCGAACTGGCCTGGGCCGGATTTCATCATCTGGTCATCAAGGGCAAGGCCGAGCATCCGGTTTACATCTCCATTAACAACGGCGAAATCGAAATTCGCGATGCCCGCGACATCTGGGGTAAATCCGTAACCGAAACACAGTGGGCTATCCGGGAAGATTTGGGAGACGAGGAAGTTAAAAGCTGTGTTATCGGGCCGGCCGGAGAAAATCTGGTTCGGTTTGCCAATGTGATGACCGGCATCAAAAATTCCGGCGGCCGCACAGGCATGGGATGTGTCATGGGTTCCAAAAATCTGAAGGCTGTGGCCGCTCGCGGGACCATGGACATTCAGATTGCCCATCCGGTTGAAGCGCTGGAATACAATAAGCGTTTTATCGATCAAATCGTCAGCGCCAAAGTGAACCAGACCCAGGGAGTTTTAGGGACGCCTTTTATCTGGGGGGCGACAAATTGCTGGGGTGGTGTCCGGACGCGGAATTTTCAATACAATCAGTGTGAATATGCTGACGATATCGAACCTGAACACATTGATGAAATTGCTGAAGAATCAATGGGGCGCCATCATATGACTGGTTGTTTTGGCTGCCAGGTTCATTGCCGGGCTCAGTATAAGATTCCGAGCGGTCCCCTGGCCGGCAAATACGATGAAGGTCCGGAATACACATCCCTGGGCGCTTTTGGGGCCGAAACCGATACCCCCCGGGCTGAGACGGTTCTGACCGGCAACTATCTGGTCAATCAGTTTGGGATGGACAACCTTGAAACCGGCAGTCTTATTTCCTGGGCCATGGAGCTCTATGAGCTGGGTATCATCACCGATAAAGAAACTGATGGACTCGATTTGACCTGGGGAAACGACAAGGCCGTCCTCGAGATGGTTGAACGCATCTGCTACCGCAAAGGCTGGTTGGCGGATGCACTCGCCGACGGCGGCATTCCGGCTTCCAAAAAGATCGGAAAGAAATCATTCGATTATCTTGTTCAGGTGAAAGGCATGAGCAACTTGCATTCGGATGAAAGGCCCACCCCGGCGTTGGCGCTTAACGTGGCCACTGCCTCCCGGGGTTCAGACCATCTTAGAAGTCGGCCGGCTATCGATTTATATCATTTGCCCGAAAAGGTTCTAAAAAAGATATACGGCAGCCCGGTGCCTTATGACGGACAGCTGAGCTCAGAGCATACTGAATATGTCGGCAAACCCTGGCAGGTTTTCTGGCAAGAAAACTGCTTCATGGGTGTTGACTGTCTGGGTATCTGCAAATATCACACAACCTTTCTGGGACCGACACTGCCCAATTTCGAGGACTGGTCAAAAGTACTTTACTACAATACCGGACTCGAGATGACGCCCGAAGAAATCTGGGAGATCTCGCACCGCTGTAACATGCTCGAACGGCTCTTTAATTTGAGGGAAGGGCTGACGCGTAACGATCTTGAAAAAGGCGATATGTTAAACCATCGTTATTTTGATGAGCCTTGTAAGCGCGGTGCTATTGATGTGATCGGTATGACCATCGATAAGAAAAAATTCGTTAAGATGGTTGACGAATTATACAAACATCAGGGCCTCGATAAAGAGGGTAAGCC